One window from the genome of Cryptomeria japonica chromosome 6, Sugi_1.0, whole genome shotgun sequence encodes:
- the LOC131069957 gene encoding pathogenesis-related genes transcriptional activator PTI5-like — translation MCNPAETARMLERISQFLLAEDDSFPPPSLTTTTAISAQAQQFCAIPIHEESFSQSSPTLCPLDAASHSTVCGHKHLSNDSDMTLHEAANRERRSVSPAEQNEKDSEAVTYKDGKKHYRGVKQIKGGGKFAAEIRNPDKKGSRFWLGTFSTAEAAAEAYDRAAFKMRGSKAILNFPLNVESGCYVDSHSQSSTSFSLSNKRSRISKDEWEYSSK, via the coding sequence ATGTGTAATCCAGCGGAGACTGCCAGAATGCTGGAAAGAATTTCTCAGTTTTTGCTAGCGGAAGATGATTCTTTTCCACCTCCCTCTCTCACTACAACCACTGCCATTTCCGCGCAGGCGCAACAATTCTGTGCAATTCCAATACACGAAGAAAGTTTTTCCCAATCCTCCCCGACTCTTTGTCCTCTGGACGCTGCCTCACATTCTACAGTTTGCGGCCACAAACATCTGTCAAATGACAGTGATATGACATTGCACGAAGCCGCAAACAGGGAGCGGAGATCAGTTAGTCCGGCAGAACAAAACGAAAAGGATTCAGAGGCAGTGACGTATAAAGATGGAAAAAAACACTACAGAGGAGTGAAGCAAATTAAAGGGGGAGGAAAATTTGCGGCAGAGATAAGAAACCCTGATAAGAAAGGCTCAAGATTTTGGCTTGGCACCTTCAGTACTGCGGAAGCTGCTGCTGAGGCATATGACCGTGCGGCGTTTAAAATGCGCGGTAGCAAAGCTATTCTTAACTTTCCCCTGAACGTTGAGTCCGGATGTTATGTAGATTCGCATTCTCAATCATCCACTTCATTCAGCTTGTCAAATAAAAGAAGCAGAATAAGCAAAGATGAATGGGAATATTCCTCAAAATAA